The sequence TGGGCTCACCAATACTCATGCCGCCGAGTGTCCCACCAACCCTGTTGGTCTCAAGTCTCGGCCTGCCGTTCCTAAGCACTATCTGGTCATTGGCCTCACTACCCTTCATCCTAGCAAGCCTAAAGCCAAGCCCGAACTCAACACCGACTGTACTACCTATTGACATGACTGCCTTCGCTAAATCAGCCTTTAACTTGTCGAAGACGGGTTCGCCAAGTCCCGGCGGGACCTCCGTAGTGAGCACCTCACCAATACCACCAACGCTGTCGCCCTCCTTAACAGTATTTACTAAAACATCTATTGTTCTTCTCACTGCATCATCATCAACCATGGGAAGCGGCTTCTCCCAGGACTTAACCACATCCTCAAACGTATAATCCTCCCTGGATATGGCCACGCCGCCAAGCTCAACCAGGTGGCTGGCAACATCGACATTTATTGTTTGCTTGAGCACGGTCTTCGCAATGGCCCCAGCTACTATCCTAGCCACTGTCTCCCTACCACTGGCCCTACCACCACCCCTATGGTCATAAAACCTACCAAACTTTAGGTAATAGGCGAGGTCCGCGTGGCCAGGCCTAGGCTTCATCCAAAGTTCATTGTAGTAATCAGAGATGGCCCTCTTATTCCAAACAACAACCGCTATTGGCGTACCCTCGGTAAACCCATCCTTAACACCAGACAGTATTTGAAACTCCTCATCCTCACACCTAGGATTAAGAATCGGTAGCTGACAAAAGCGTCTCCTACCAAGTTCCCTCCCAATGAAGGACTCATCAATAACCACACCGGCTGGAACGCCATCAACCACAACGCCAACAGCAGGACCATGGGACTCCCCAAAGGACATAACCCTAAACATGCGCCCAAAGACACTACCCATCAAAACAACGCACTATTTAACCTATATAAGCATTAAAAACGCCACAAACCACGAGAAACAACAACCAAAAGCTTAAAACCTCAATAAACGCTATTAACCTGCGGCCGTGGTCTAGGCTGGTCTAGGATGGCGGCCCCCCGAGCCGCAGAACCCGGGTTCAAATCCCGGCGGCCGCACCAAACAACGTTCAATCTAACCCAGATTCGTCACCATAATTATCATTACCCACAGGATTATGAGTACTTATTTATTGAATCGTTGCATAGTTACCCGTAGATAGTACCCATGGATTACGTGCGGTCATAGGTTTACTAACATTATTATGTCCGTGCTTCTCACGGTCTTTAAACGATGAGTTTATGATTTTTGCGTTGGTATTAAATCACGGGAAATTACGAAATACTTGGTAGTGGTGTCATTACAAGGGTTTGAATGCGCCATGCCTAAACAGGTCTGGATCCAGGGATTGTCATTAAGTGCGTGCAATCTCCGCTTCATTGGTCCCGATGATGTGCTAATCTAAAGGTTAAATGCCGTATTGTTGAGGCCATGACGATGGCAATTGCATTAAATTATTTATACGCCTTTATTTTGCGAAGCCGTTCATACCTACCTTTTTCTCGAGAACTTTCATATCATAATCAATATTAACCAAGTACTCCCAGAGCGCGTCAAGTGCCTCGTCCTTATTAATAAAGCCCAGCCTAGCCTTGACTATAGTATCAAAGGCGCAGCCAAGTATCTTTTCCCCACATCGCCTTATACCCTTTCCCACATTTTTAATTTCTTCGTTTTGCCATTTTAATTTTTTGCCTATATTGAATAATAAGATAAAATTGAAAATATGAAGGTTATAATACACAAATGCTATACATATAACTTATATGTATTTTTTGTTCTATCGATAAGGATAAATAATATAAATATAAGTTAAATAGGTAATAACGAAGCCCATACCTGCTCTGCATTCACTACATTGATGCGAACCCAACGACCCGGCCAAAACTGGGCCGCTGGGCCCCGTGTCAATGGCGTGGGTGCATGCAGGGGGCAATTTCCTCCTGTTTAATTCTTTGTTGCAATTATAGCCGTTAATTGTAGGGAAAGCCTTTTAATGAATTGTTTAATTGGTTGTTTTGATGAAGTTCCTGGTCCTTAATTGGCAGAGGCTTGTGGATTTGTCGCTGGATCTGTCGCTTATGATTAAGGACACTGGTTATAGACCTAACTCGGTTGTAGCCATACTCAGGGGTGGCTATATCGTGGGTAAGTTGGTGTCTGACTTTCTTGGTGTTGATGAACTTGTTGTCCTTGGTTTAACCAGTTATGGGGCTAGGGTTGGTCAAGGCGATGAACCCGTAGTTACGTACCCAATATTTCATGACCTAAGGGGCAAGAGCGTGCTCGTTGTGGATGATGTTGCGGACACAGGCAGGACGCTGGCCATGGCTAGGGACATACTAAGGTTTTATGGGGCTAGGGAAGTCAAGACAGCCACACTATATGTTAAGCCCTGGTCCAGTATAAAGCCCGACTACTACCTGGACATTGTTGATAGGTGGATCCTATTCCCCTGGGAGGTTGGGGAGGTGGTTAGGGATCAACTCCGTAATTCTAACGTAGACTCAGTGATCAGAGACCTAAATCTAGTGGAGTACTTCGGTGAGGACTTTGTTCGTAAGCTCATGAGGTTACTTCGTTGATTCCTACTCGTACTCAATGGTTGCCGGTGGCTTGGGCGTCACGTCGAAGCCAACTGCCGCAATCCTGTTATCACTCATGATCTCTCTAGCCACGTTAACCAAAGTGTTGCGGTCCAGTCTCGGTACATCGGCGGTCATAAAGTCCTCGGTAAGCACGGCTCTTATGGACACGAAGTACTTGCCTGAGTCTCCTTCGGTTAAACCATAGATAACGTGAGTCACATCACCTATGGTTAAGTACCTGTGCAGCTCATAGGCATCATCCCACTTTGTTAGGCGGCCCTTAACCAATGCCACGTGTCCATAGGACCTCGAATCGCCCTTAACGCCAGTCGCCCTAACCTTGAACAAATTCACATGTAGATCGCCTAGGTTAACCACGTTCCTTGATAATTCGTCACTGGGCATGGTGCTGTATTCCCAAGCGGCCGCGAACCACTGACTAAGTCCCATGTCGCCTAGTCTTCTTTCAACTATTTCGGTAGACCTCCTAACAATATCGAGTTTCTCAAGGGTTAACTCACCCACGGCCCTAATGCTAAGTCCAGGCCCTGGGAAGGGTTGTCTATTGATTATCTCGCTTGGTACACCGAGTGCCCTGGCCACCTCCCTAACTTGGTCCTTGTATAATTCCCTTAGCGGTTCTATTAGTTTGAAGCCGTACTTCGTTGATGTATCGATACCGATCTGCTCAAGAACGTTATGCTGCGTCTTAATGCCACCCTTTGTTTCGATCCAGTCAGGGGCTATTGTGCCCTGAACCAGCCAGTCACAGCCGTACTTTTTCGCGATGCCCGAGAGGACGGTGTAGAAAACCTCCCTAAACCTTATTCTCTTTTCCTCCGCATTGCTTAGTCCAAGCACTGCTCCATAGAATTGCTCATGGGCGTCCACAACCTCAATTGGTAAAATACCCTTGAGTAACTCCTTAACGTGTGTGGGCTCGTTAAGTCTCATGAAGCCCGTATCAATGAAGACCGCCCTCAGCCTATCGCCAAGGGCCTTCCTGGCTAGGACCGCCGCCGTGGTGCTATCCACACCACCACTAATTGCAGCCAGGGCGCAGTTAATGGGTAAGGACCTCATGCCCTCCACAGCCCTATTAATGATTTCAATCGTACTCATCGGTAATCAATTTAATTAATTATTTAAATACCTTGCCCCTAAATAACCAGGGGACCTACACGGTATTATTTAATTAAACATAATAAGATGATCAATAATGTAATTGATGGCCTTACTCCGAAGAACACCTGCTCATGCCGTGATTAGTTACAGGGGCGGAATTATGGTGCATACCGAGTGGATTTAGCGGCATAATTCAAGGAAGTTCCTCATTATCACTAGTCCGTGTTCCGTGTGCCTAACCTCCGGGTGGAACTGCACGCCGAATCGCTTGAGGGCCTCATTGGACATAGCCTCAATCGGGACCTTCTCACTGTGTGCCAATATTTCAAAGCCCCTCGGTGGTTTAACCACACTTATGTTGTGGCTT is a genomic window of Vulcanisaeta souniana JCM 11219 containing:
- the aroC gene encoding chorismate synthase — translated: MGSVFGRMFRVMSFGESHGPAVGVVVDGVPAGVVIDESFIGRELGRRRFCQLPILNPRCEDEEFQILSGVKDGFTEGTPIAVVVWNKRAISDYYNELWMKPRPGHADLAYYLKFGRFYDHRGGGRASGRETVARIVAGAIAKTVLKQTINVDVASHLVELGGVAISREDYTFEDVVKSWEKPLPMVDDDAVRRTIDVLVNTVKEGDSVGGIGEVLTTEVPPGLGEPVFDKLKADLAKAVMSIGSTVGVEFGLGFRLARMKGSEANDQIVLRNGRPRLETNRVGGTLGGMSIGEPIRFRVAFRPTPSIRKPQRTVDLERMTEAVITFRGRYDVSTAPKAILAAEAMTAIVLVDHAMRAGLIPRAIRK
- a CDS encoding ATP-binding protein, whose amino-acid sequence is MSTIEIINRAVEGMRSLPINCALAAISGGVDSTTAAVLARKALGDRLRAVFIDTGFMRLNEPTHVKELLKGILPIEVVDAHEQFYGAVLGLSNAEEKRIRFREVFYTVLSGIAKKYGCDWLVQGTIAPDWIETKGGIKTQHNVLEQIGIDTSTKYGFKLIEPLRELYKDQVREVARALGVPSEIINRQPFPGPGLSIRAVGELTLEKLDIVRRSTEIVERRLGDMGLSQWFAAAWEYSTMPSDELSRNVVNLGDLHVNLFKVRATGVKGDSRSYGHVALVKGRLTKWDDAYELHRYLTIGDVTHVIYGLTEGDSGKYFVSIRAVLTEDFMTADVPRLDRNTLVNVAREIMSDNRIAAVGFDVTPKPPATIEYE
- a CDS encoding phosphoribosyltransferase — its product is MKFLVLNWQRLVDLSLDLSLMIKDTGYRPNSVVAILRGGYIVGKLVSDFLGVDELVVLGLTSYGARVGQGDEPVVTYPIFHDLRGKSVLVVDDVADTGRTLAMARDILRFYGAREVKTATLYVKPWSSIKPDYYLDIVDRWILFPWEVGEVVRDQLRNSNVDSVIRDLNLVEYFGEDFVRKLMRLLR